TGCTGTACACCGTGGAAGATGTAGTTGGAGTGGTGCCATCTGTCGTGTAATAAATGACAGCTCCGCTCGTGGTGTCACTTATGCTTACGTTGGTTGCAGAAGCATAAGTACCAGCGGCAGGGCTAAAGACAGGTGCCGCCGTGACAGAACTTATTACATAGGTCGCTTGACCTACTGCACTCTGCGGAGTGCTGGGAGCTACAGCGATTGCCTTGACGGTTGTTGTCCCGTTGCTTACTGGGATCGCTCCGTTGTATACGGCAGAAGAAGTCGTCGGCGAAGATCCGTCGGTCGTGTAGTAAATCACGGCGCCCGTCGAAGCGTCGCTGAGCACAACGCTCTGCGCCGTTGTATAGTTGCCGCCTGCGGGACTGAAAGTTGGGGTCGCGGTCGGAGACGTTCCCGGCTGAGAAGCGTAGGTCCAGCTCAATATCTTCTGGATTGAGGTCGACCCGCCCGTGCCGCCCGTGAACCCTACATACGCGGTATTCCCTCCAACAATCTGGGGGATATTGATCGCCTGGCTGTAGGTAAATGTCTTGCCTACCAGCTGGTCCGTCAAAGTCATAGTGAGAGTAGTGCCGTCGTAAGTCAGGTGCGCGTGCATCGTGTCACCGCTTCTTAAAATGACGCCACTCGATGTCATATCCGCCGCAGGCATCTCAGGAAGCGCCCCATCCGTATAGAAGCCGGTGGAGTCATTGCCTTCCCCCTGATTGCTGTAGATATCAAACTTGACAGCGACGCTCGTCGGGATGCCTGTACCCTTAGGATTGCCATAGCCTAACGCTCCCGCGTTACTCCCGAGCGCAGTTGCGCCGGCGTTCTGGATCGTGAAAGTGAAGCCGTCTGCAATAGCATTGAGCAACTGGAATGCGAAATCCGTGGTGAAGGCTTGAACGTTGATGGGTTGGTTGAATGCACTTCCAGCCTGGTAAGTACCTCCATTGGTGAGTTCCAGGCTGCCGTCGCTCCCTGCGACCGCAGTGCCGTTGAACGTGAGCTCGCTGGCACTGGCAAAGCCACTGCCAAAGTTTATGCTCGAACTGCCGGCTTGTATGACATAGGCCGCCGTGGACAGGTCATTGTTCTTCCGCGTCGAATCGAAAGCGATAGCATTTATCGTCGTATTCGTTGCGACCGTGATAGGAGCCGTGTAGACGGTGGAGGAAGTCGTCGGCGTAGAACCGTCTAGCGTGTAGTAAATGGTGGCCGACTCATCTGCATCTGATAACACCACCGTCTGCGATGAGGTATAGGTTCCGCCAGCGGGTGTGAAGTTCGGCGCCGGAGTTTGCGTCGGAAGTGTGAAAGTCGCAGACGATATCGGACTCTGAAGATAGTTGGTTGCGCTCGCGATGGCCTTGATAGTTGTCGCCGCTGTCAGAGTTATCGGCGAAGTATAGATGTTGGAGGCAGTCGTAGGAACAGTTTGGTCCAGGGTGTAGTAGATATTCGCGGGAAGTGTTGTCGTGTTGAGAGAGACGGGCAGGGGAAGTTCGAAGGCGCCAGCCTTCGGCGAGAAGGTCGGCGTCGCGGCAACAGACTCCCCATTCAGTAATCCAAAGACATCTACTTGGTGTGCGGCACCCACGTAAACATGTCCATTCGTGATAACCGGTACTACAAATTTGTTAGTGGGCCCCGCGTTGTCGCGCGCCTGCTTATCGCTCTCATAGAAGATCGTCGCCAGGTTGGTTGCATCGAAGGCATACAGTATCTCGGAAGCACCACCTGTCTTTACAGCCCAGGCTATCCCGTTCGCCGTGCCATTGGAAGATACTACAAAGCTTGCTCCTGGATAACCTGTCGAGACGGTACTCTTGCTGGTGTAGGCAGGTGTAAGTACTCCATTATTGAGACTGAATGCTTTGGCGGAGTCACCGCTCCCCCAAATATAGACATTTCCATTCCAATAGGCAGGTGTGCTCCACAAGCCATTAATCTCCCCGGTAATGTCCTGCAAAGCGTTTGTGTTCGAAGTGCCTCCGGGAAGATAGCCGCCAAGATTGTCTCGGTTCAGGACCAGAATGCGTCCCTCTTTTCCTGCCTGGATCAGGATGTGCGGATTCGCCCCCGTCTGATCCGGCAGCATGAGGATCCCGCCCGAGCCCTGGTCGTGATCTAAACTCGACAAGCTGGCCTGATTGAAAGAGGTGAACGCATCAGTAACAGCTAGACCTCCGTTCGCGAGGCTCAGCGCCACGATACTATCGCCGAGATTCACCCCGGGATTGAACGGTGGGTAGGCGGAATTCGTGCCATTCCCCGTAACCAAAAACATTCGTCCGGCTGTGCCTCCATTGTCGATTGGTAGTCCTGCACCCGAGCCCCAGACGCCGGCGTCGGATCCATTGGGGCTCATACAGATCACCGCGGTCTGCGCCAGGGTCGTGCCATCGAATGCGAATAGCCACCCATGAAAGGACCCGATGTCGCCGTGAGATCCGAACGCGGCATAGACGATCCCGTTGTAATAGGTCAGCGCCGGCCGGTTCAGTTGCCGCAACGCATTGAACGCAAGTTGTCCCCCTGAGCTGCCGCTCCCTGTGCCAGGCACCGTTGCTTGAATAACCGTGGGACTGTTTGGCTGCTCTGCTCCGGTCAGAATGTTGATGGCATGCAGCCGCTGGACATACGCGCCGCTCTCCTTCGTCTTCGCAACGACATACATCGTATTGCTTGCGAGGTTGATCGCCGGAGTGCTGGTGATGCCTATCTCCGGAGCAATATTGGTCGAACCGACATCCGCGCTTGGAACCGTAGTTGCACCTGATGCAGCACCATAAGTCGGGCTGAGCAGACTAATCTGCCACAAGGGCTGCGCGTTTGCGCCAGCGTTGGAGTCGGCATCGAAGGCGTAAACGGAATCATGCTCTGTCGCAACGAACAGAACGTTGTGCACCAGCCCATCGCTCATCGTCAGACCGCTGATGTACAGGGGCTGTGCATAGACGTACCCATCGACCGACCTTGAAAAAAGTAGACCA
This Tunturibacter gelidoferens DNA region includes the following protein-coding sequences:
- a CDS encoding chitobiase/beta-hexosaminidase C-terminal domain-containing protein, with the translated sequence MVLFPCLRINILHPVVSSYVSGYLNKATSCFLRALLLLFMLAAVTELAFGQSATPVNVPTWRYDITHTGANTQETLLTPANVNSSSFGLLFSRSVDGYVYAQPLYISGLTMSDGLVHNVLFVATEHDSVYAFDADSNAGANAQPLWQISLLSPTYGAASGATTVPSADVGSTNIAPEIGITSTPAINLASNTMYVVAKTKESGAYVQRLHAINILTGAEQPNSPTVIQATVPGTGSGSSGGQLAFNALRQLNRPALTYYNGIVYAAFGSHGDIGSFHGWLFAFDGTTLAQTAVICMSPNGSDAGVWGSGAGLPIDNGGTAGRMFLVTGNGTNSAYPPFNPGVNLGDSIVALSLANGGLAVTDAFTSFNQASLSSLDHDQGSGGILMLPDQTGANPHILIQAGKEGRILVLNRDNLGGYLPGGTSNTNALQDITGEINGLWSTPAYWNGNVYIWGSGDSAKAFSLNNGVLTPAYTSKSTVSTGYPGASFVVSSNGTANGIAWAVKTGGASEILYAFDATNLATIFYESDKQARDNAGPTNKFVVPVITNGHVYVGAAHQVDVFGLLNGESVAATPTFSPKAGAFELPLPVSLNTTTLPANIYYTLDQTVPTTASNIYTSPITLTAATTIKAIASATNYLQSPISSATFTLPTQTPAPNFTPAGGTYTSSQTVVLSDADESATIYYTLDGSTPTTSSTVYTAPITVATNTTINAIAFDSTRKNNDLSTAAYVIQAGSSSINFGSGFASASELTFNGTAVAGSDGSLELTNGGTYQAGSAFNQPINVQAFTTDFAFQLLNAIADGFTFTIQNAGATALGSNAGALGYGNPKGTGIPTSVAVKFDIYSNQGEGNDSTGFYTDGALPEMPAADMTSSGVILRSGDTMHAHLTYDGTTLTMTLTDQLVGKTFTYSQAINIPQIVGGNTAYVGFTGGTGGSTSIQKILSWTYASQPGTSPTATPTFSPAGGNYTTAQSVVLSDASTGAVIYYTTDGSSPTTSSAVYNGAIPVSNGTTTVKAIAVAPSTPQSAVGQATYVISSVTAAPVFSPAAGTYASATNVSISDTTSGAVIYYTTDGTTPTTSSTVYSSPIVVGTGTTTVKALAVASGASQSAVSSATYSVSAPATTPPVFSPAPGSYSTAQSVTLSDSASGSTIYYTTDGSSPTTSSSVYNSSIQVTSTEVIHAMAIAPGLSASAISVGGYTIQATPLAINFPSGFAGAGSSFALNGVGALNGSMLQIAKAGVTYSQSAIWFATPVSVATFTTDFDFQILNGVADGMTFAIQNQGLSAMGPSGSGLGYGAAKPGGPVGIGKSLAIKFDIYSNNGEGTDSTGFYTNGASPTIPAINLAPSIVLKSGHTLHAHVTYDGTTLTLLLTDQSTSASFTTTYNVDLSSVVGGPTAYVGFTGGTGGSTMNANILDWTYQN